Genomic window (Bacteroidota bacterium):
AAAATCTGTACTGGAATTTTTCGGTAGATAAAATATTAATCATAAACCTGATGGAAGATAATTATTTCGCACACGAAACGGCAATCATTGATGAAAATTGTAAAATCGGAAAGGGAACCAGAATATGGCATTTTTCTCATATCATGAGTGGCTGTGAAATAGGGGAGAACTGTAACATTGGGCAGAATGTCGTTGTTGCGCCCCGGGTTAAACTGGGCAAAAACGTAAAGGTACAGAATAATGTTTCGATTTATACGGGTGTGATTTGTGAAGATGACGTATTCCTTGGGCCTTCCATGGTATTTACCAATGTTATTAATCCGCGTAGTGCAGTGAACAGGCGGAGCGAATACCAGGAAACCATTGTTCATAAGGGCGCTACTATAGGGGCGAATGCTACAATCATTTGTGGGCACGATATCGGTGAATATGCCTTTATTGGAGCAGGAACCGTAGTAACCCGGGAGGTTAAACCCTATGCATTGGTAGTTGGGAATCCGGCCAGACAGATAGGCTGGATGAGTGAGTATGGGCATAAACTGGTTTTTAATGCTGAGGGCATTGCCGAATGCCCGGAAACTCAAGAAAAATACAGGCTTGAAAATGGAAGGGTGTTAAAAATTTCCTAAATAAAAATTACT
Coding sequences:
- a CDS encoding acyltransferase — protein: MEDNYFAHETAIIDENCKIGKGTRIWHFSHIMSGCEIGENCNIGQNVVVAPRVKLGKNVKVQNNVSIYTGVICEDDVFLGPSMVFTNVINPRSAVNRRSEYQETIVHKGATIGANATIICGHDIGEYAFIGAGTVVTREVKPYALVVGNPARQIGWMSEYGHKLVFNAEGIAECPETQEKYRLENGRVLKIS